In Streptomyces sclerotialus, the DNA window GACGGCGGCGACGCCTTCCGCGACGCGTCCCCAGGTGTAACGGTCCAGGGCACGTTCGCGGCCGGCGGCGCCGAGGCGCGCGAGCAGGTCGGGGTCGTCCAGCAGCTGCCGGACGACCCGGTCCAGGCCGTGGTCGTCGACCGGCGGCACGAGGACGCCGGTGACCCCGTCGACGACCGTGTCGAGGTGGCCGCCGACGGCGGTGGCCACCACCGGGGTACGGCAGGCCATCGCCTCGATGGGGACGATGCCGAAGGGCTCGTAACGCGGCAGCGAGAGCACCAGGTCGGCGCTGGACATCAGGGCGGGCATCTCGTCGTGCGAGACCGCGCCCAGCAGCCGTACCCGCTCGCTCACGCCGTACTCCTCGGCGACCTTGCGCAGCCGGTTCGCCTCCGGGTCGTCGAAGAGCAGCGGCTCCTCGGGCCCGCCGGCGATGAGGAGTTCGGCGTCCGGGATGCCGGCCAGGGCGCGGATGGCCCGGTCGAAGCCCTTGCGGGGGACGAGCCGGCCCACGGCCAGCAGCCGTCTGGGGGCGCCGTCCGGCCGCCGGGCGTCGGCCACGGGCGCGAAGTGGGTGGTGTCCACGCCGCACGGCACGACACGTACGTGACCGCGGTCGATGCCCATCGCGAGAAGCTCGCCGACCTCGTCGGAGCACGTCGCGAGGACCCGGCGGCAGGCTCTGCCGATGCGGGCCTCGGTCTCGATGCGCTCGGGCGGACTGGTGTCCTCCGAGCCCTGGTAGCGCCGCTTGACGGTGCCCAGCGCGTGGAAGGTCTGCACGACCGGGATGCCCTGGTCACGGGCGCCGGCCAGGGCGGCCGTACCCGACATCCAGAAGTGGGCGTGCACCAGGTCGGGCGGCGCCACGGCCCAGGAGCGCGCGAGGTGACGGCCGAACTCGGGCATGTGGGCGGGGAGTTCGTCCTTCGGCACGGGGGCCGCCGGTCCGGCCGGCACGTGGACGACCTTGAAGCCGTCCCGGGTGGTGACGGTGTGCGCCAGCGCGGGATCGTCACGCCGCGTGTAGACCGTGACCTCGTGCCCGCGGCGGACCAGGTGCCGGGCGAGCTGCGCCACGTACACGTTCTGACCGCCCGCGTCCGGACCGCCCAGCGCGGCCAGCGGGCTGGCGTGTTCGGAGACCATGGCGACGTGGAGGGCGGGGGCTTCGTGCTTCATCGCGTGACCTCTTTCAAGAGTTGGTCCCAGTCGTCCAGGAAGCGCCCCACCCCGTAGCGGGCCTGTACGGCGGCCCTCGCTTCCCGGCCCGTCCGTTCGGCGAGGTCCCGGTCGGCGACGAAGCCGCGGACCGCGTCGGTCAGCGTCTCCAGCCGGTTGGAGACCACGCCGGCCCCCTCGGGGACGGCCTCGCGCACCTCGGTGGTGTCCAGTGCCACGACGGGCATCCCGAGGAACATGGCTTCCAGCAGGGAGAGCCCGAGCGAGGTCCAGCGGATCGGGTGCACGTACACCCGGCAGCGGGACATCGCCGTGTGCAGCTCCTCCTGCGGCAGGTCACGGGTGCGGCAGCGGTCCGGCGGCAGGCCCAGGTGGCGGGTCAGCCCCTCGGTGCGCATGCCGAAGACGTCCAGCGGCGCGGCGTCGGCGAACCGCGGCAGCAGATCGGTACCGGTCGTACGGCCGCGCCGCACCGGTTCGTTGACGACCACGGCGGCCCGCTGTTCCGCGCCGGTCCAGCGCGGGCCCGGGTCGATGATGCCGTGCTCCACGACGGTGGTCGGAGCGCGGCCGTTGTCCCACATCAGCCGGTTGAAGTGGGTGACGTGGACGACGGGGATGTCGTCGCGGTCCGCGAGCGGGTGGCGGGTGTCCACGGGCGTTCCGTGCGGGCTGTTGTGCTCGACGTACACCGCGGGCACGTCGCGGCCCGGCCGCCGTCCGGTCCATTCGTGGGCGAGGTCCACCTCGTGCGGGCGTTGCAGGACCATCAGGTCGATGTCGGCCGCGCGCAGCTGCTCCGGGGAGAGTTCGCGGACGGAGGCCGGCCAGTCCCAGGTCCGGGCGCGGCCCAGGCCGTCCGGGCCGCGGTCCGGCGTGACCGGGACCAGGTAGGTGTGCGCACCCTGGACGAACGCGGTGATCCAGGAGCCGTGCACATGCCAGATGAGGATGTTCATGTGCTCTCCTTCAGCAGTTTCTGCACGGCGAGCACCACGTCGGTCGCGGTGACGTCGTCGAGGCAGGGATGGCCGGGCTGCGGGCAGTACCGGGCACGGCTGCCGGCGCACGCCGCCTGCTGGTCACCGAGCACGATCGTGGACACGCCGTACGGCGCCCACCGCTCTGCGGGTACCACGGGCGCGAACAGCGACACGACGGGCGTGCCGACGGCCGCGGCCAGGTGCGCGGGGCCGGTGTTGCCGCTGACCACCACGTCGGCGGAGCGCAGTACTCCGGCCAGGCTGCGGGGATCGGTGCGTCCGCCGAGGTCGCGTGCCGCCGTCCCGCTGACCTCCTTGGTCAGGGCGGTCTCGGCCGGTCCGCCGGTGACGATGACGCGGTGGCCGGCGTCGGCCAGGGCGGCGACCGCCTCGGCGCAGCGGTGCGGGCTCCAGGCGCGTGCGGGTGCGCTGGCGCCGGGGTGGACCACGACGTACGGGCCGTTGCCGGTGAGCCCCACGGTGTCCGGTGGCGGCAGCACGCGCAGCCGGCCGTCGTCGCGGGGTTCGGGGACGAATCCGAGGGCCGCCGCCGTGTCGAGTGCGGCTTCGGCCTCGTGCCGTCCGGGCAGCCGCCGGTGGCGTACGTCGAGCAGCCGTCCCGGGTGGTCGCGGCTGTCGGCGCCGATCCGGCCGACGTGCGCCATCCGCAGCAGCAGGGCGGCGGGCAGCGGGCTCTGGTGGAAGGAGGTGAGGATCAGGGCCGTGTCGTAGGCGCCCTCGCGCACCCGGCGGATGAAGTCCGCCACGTCGGCGTCCTCGACGCTCGGCGGGCTGAAGCCCTCCCAGGGCGCCTCCCACACCAGGACCTCGTCGACTCCGGGCAGCATGCGCGCCGCGTCCTCGCCGCGCGGCCCGCACACCATGGTGACGTGCGAGGAGTGCGCGGCGACCGCCCGGACCGCCGGGCCTGCGAGCAGTACGTCGCCGAAGCTGTCGAGGCGTACCACGAGTGATCTCACCGGTCCCACCCCCAGGTCTCCGTGATGGGCACGGGTGCGGTCTCCGGCCCGTGGCCGAGCAGTTCCCGTACGGCCGTGAGCACGTCCGGCGCGGTGCACGGCGCGGCGGTGACCTCTTCCGGGCGGGTGACGGCGTTGGGGACGAGGACGGCGCGGGCGCCGGCGGCCTGCGCGGCCAGTACGTCGGCGCCGATGTCCCCGATGACCACGCACTTCTCGGCCGGTACGGCGAGCCGGCGGGCCGCCTCGATGACCAGGCCGGGCTTCGGCTTGCGGCAGAGGCAGCCGGCGTCGGGGCTGTGCGGGCAGTACACCCAGGTGCCGAAGCCGCCGAGGGCGTCGTCCACGCGGGCGTTGACCAGCCGTACCTGCTGTTCGGTCAGCAGGCCGCGGCCCACGCCCGACTGGTTGCTGACCACGGCGGTGGGGATGCCGGCTGCGCGCAGCAGCCGGAGCGCCTCGGGCACTCCGGGCAGCACGCGGACCAGCCGGGGGTCGCTGTTGTAGGGCACGTCCTCGATGAGCGTGCCGTCCCGGTCGAAGAGGACGGCGGCGGGCCGCTCGTGCCGTCCGCCGGGGCGGCCGTCCGCGAGGGACGCGCCGTCGTGGGGTGATTCGGTCATGCGGCACCTCGCCAGGGCGCCGTGCGGCGGTGTGCCAGCTCGCCGCGGAGGCGGTGGGCGACGGCGAGCGGCGGGATGAGCACGCTGGTGGAGAGCATCGTGGTGACCTCGTGACGGGTGCGCGGGCCCGGCGCGATGCGGGCCCAGGCGAACTCGGCGGTGCCCAGCGCCCACACCGCCCCGGCCAGCGCCGCCGCGCGCGGGCGGCGGGCCAGCGCGAGGGCGGCGGCGGCCGTGGCGGCGGCGGTGACGGCGGCGTGCCGGGCGAGCCGGCCGCGCGGCGCCGCGGCCCGCTGCCACCAGTCGCCGCCGTGCAGCCGCCGCATGAGGGCGTCGTCGGCGTTGCCGCGCTGAACGCGCACGGAGACCCAGCGGTCGGCGGGGCGTACCGGGTGGTGGGTGACGCGTGCGCCGCGGCGCAGTGTCCACCCGGCGTCCAGTACGCGCAGCGCCAGGTCGGCGTCCTCGCGGAAGGCGCGCGGGAAGCGCTCGTCGAAGCCGCCGACGTCGCGGAGCGCGGCGCTGCGGTAGGCCATGTCGGCGGTCGCCCAGGCGGCGCCTTCCAGGCCGGCGGTGCCGCGTTCCCAGTCGGTGGGGCGGCGGCCGCCGTCGAGGGGGACGTGGATGCGGCCCTGGACGCCGCCGGTGCGGACGTCGGCGGCCGCGAGGTCGGCGGTGAGCCGGCGGCTCCAGTCGGGCGTCACCCGTACGTCGTCGTCGAGGAAGACGACCCAGGGGGTGCCCACGGCGGCCAGGCCGGCGTTCCGGGCGGCGGCGGGTCCGCGCCCGCCGG includes these proteins:
- a CDS encoding glycosyltransferase, yielding MKHEAPALHVAMVSEHASPLAALGGPDAGGQNVYVAQLARHLVRRGHEVTVYTRRDDPALAHTVTTRDGFKVVHVPAGPAAPVPKDELPAHMPEFGRHLARSWAVAPPDLVHAHFWMSGTAALAGARDQGIPVVQTFHALGTVKRRYQGSEDTSPPERIETEARIGRACRRVLATCSDEVGELLAMGIDRGHVRVVPCGVDTTHFAPVADARRPDGAPRRLLAVGRLVPRKGFDRAIRALAGIPDAELLIAGGPEEPLLFDDPEANRLRKVAEEYGVSERVRLLGAVSHDEMPALMSSADLVLSLPRYEPFGIVPIEAMACRTPVVATAVGGHLDTVVDGVTGVLVPPVDDHGLDRVVRQLLDDPDLLARLGAAGRERALDRYTWGRVAEGVAAVYDGLLSVPELSGVAR
- a CDS encoding glycosyltransferase; translation: MNILIWHVHGSWITAFVQGAHTYLVPVTPDRGPDGLGRARTWDWPASVRELSPEQLRAADIDLMVLQRPHEVDLAHEWTGRRPGRDVPAVYVEHNSPHGTPVDTRHPLADRDDIPVVHVTHFNRLMWDNGRAPTTVVEHGIIDPGPRWTGAEQRAAVVVNEPVRRGRTTGTDLLPRFADAAPLDVFGMRTEGLTRHLGLPPDRCRTRDLPQEELHTAMSRCRVYVHPIRWTSLGLSLLEAMFLGMPVVALDTTEVREAVPEGAGVVSNRLETLTDAVRGFVADRDLAERTGREARAAVQARYGVGRFLDDWDQLLKEVTR
- a CDS encoding glycosyltransferase family 9 protein; the protein is MRSLVVRLDSFGDVLLAGPAVRAVAAHSSHVTMVCGPRGEDAARMLPGVDEVLVWEAPWEGFSPPSVEDADVADFIRRVREGAYDTALILTSFHQSPLPAALLLRMAHVGRIGADSRDHPGRLLDVRHRRLPGRHEAEAALDTAAALGFVPEPRDDGRLRVLPPPDTVGLTGNGPYVVVHPGASAPARAWSPHRCAEAVAALADAGHRVIVTGGPAETALTKEVSGTAARDLGGRTDPRSLAGVLRSADVVVSGNTGPAHLAAAVGTPVVSLFAPVVPAERWAPYGVSTIVLGDQQAACAGSRARYCPQPGHPCLDDVTATDVVLAVQKLLKEST
- a CDS encoding D-glycero-alpha-D-manno-heptose-1,7-bisphosphate 7-phosphatase: MTESPHDGASLADGRPGGRHERPAAVLFDRDGTLIEDVPYNSDPRLVRVLPGVPEALRLLRAAGIPTAVVSNQSGVGRGLLTEQQVRLVNARVDDALGGFGTWVYCPHSPDAGCLCRKPKPGLVIEAARRLAVPAEKCVVIGDIGADVLAAQAAGARAVLVPNAVTRPEEVTAAPCTAPDVLTAVRELLGHGPETAPVPITETWGWDR
- a CDS encoding glycosyltransferase family 2 protein → MTPPDTPASTATGTAEPAQHRAEGKISYAVVIPTLGRPCLTDCLRALADAGEPRPDQVVLVDDRPEPGEPLPLEAAGPLRDRIRTTATGGRGPAAARNAGLAAVGTPWVVFLDDDVRVTPDWSRRLTADLAAADVRTGGVQGRIHVPLDGGRRPTDWERGTAGLEGAAWATADMAYRSAALRDVGGFDERFPRAFREDADLALRVLDAGWTLRRGARVTHHPVRPADRWVSVRVQRGNADDALMRRLHGGDWWQRAAAPRGRLARHAAVTAAATAAAALALARRPRAAALAGAVWALGTAEFAWARIAPGPRTRHEVTTMLSTSVLIPPLAVAHRLRGELAHRRTAPWRGAA